From Quercus lobata isolate SW786 chromosome 1, ValleyOak3.0 Primary Assembly, whole genome shotgun sequence, one genomic window encodes:
- the LOC115989808 gene encoding probable protein phosphatase 2C 25: MSVAVSNSPVFSPSSSLFCNKTSIITASPEALTLTLSHLKPSPCSSSSSAPSSPSSPFRLRFPKPPTGLSSSSSSVSVSTSGSSSPNSVLKRKRPARLDIPVASMCFGAPATPSMAAREVVEEEANGYSVYCKRGRREAMEDRYSALLNLQGDSKQAFFGIFDGHGGAKAAEFAAENLDKNIIDEVMTRGENEIDEAVKQGYLNTDSDFLKEDMRGGSCCVTALIRKGNLVVSNVGDCRAVLSRGGVAEALTSDHRPSRKDEKERIETLGGYVDFCHGVWRIQGSLAVSRGIGDRHLKQWVIAEPDTKVLRIIPEYEFLILASDGLWDKVSNQEAVDIARPLCIDTPQPLAACKMLADLSASRGSSDDISVMLIQLGRYI, from the exons ATGTCTGTAGCTGTTTCGAACTCGCCTGTGTTCTCACCCTCATCGTCTTTGTTCTGCAACAAGACCTCGATAATCACAGCTTCCCCAGAAGCGTTAACACTAACGTTAAGCCATCTAAAGCCTTCGCCATGTTCTTCATCTTCGTCTGCTCCCTCTTCGCCTTCTTCACCTTTTAGGCTTCGGTTTCCGAAACCACCAACTgggctttcttcttcttcatcttctgtTTCGGTTTCGACTTCTGGGTCTTCATCGCCGAATTCGGTGCTGAAGAGGAAGAGGCCGGCGAGGCTTGATATTCCGGTGGCTTCGATGTGTTTTGGGGCACCGGCTACGCCATCGATGGCGGCGAGGGAGGTGGTGGAGGAAGAAGCAAATGGGTATTCTGTGTATTGTaagagagggaggagagaagCTATGGAAGATCGCTACTCGGCTCTACTTAATCTCCAAGGAGATTCTAAACAG GCTTTCTTTGGTATATTTGATGGCCATGGAGGTGCAAAAGCTGCTGAGTTTGCGGCAGAAAACTTGGATAAGAACATAATAGATGAAGTGATGACAAGGGGTGAAAATGAAATTGACGAAGCCGTTAAGCAAGGTTACCTGAACACAGACTCCGATTTCTTGAAGGAGGATATGCGAGGTGGCTCGTGCTGTGTAACAGCATTGATTAGGAAAGGGAACCTTGTTGTATCCAATGTTGGTGACTGTCGTGCTGTTTTGAGCAGAGGTGGTGTTGCTGAGGCACTTACCTCTGATCATCGTCCTTCGAGGAAAGACGAAAAGGAAAGAATTGAGACCCTG ggTGGCTATGTTGATTTCTGCCATGGAGTATGGAGAATTCAGGGATCTCTGGCTGTATCTAGAGGGATTGGAGACCGACACCTTAAGCAATGGGTAATAGCAGAGCCAGATACAAAAGTTCTTAGAATCATACCAGAATATGAGTTCTTAATCTTAGCATCTGATGGATTATGGGATAAG GTTAGTAATCAGGAAGCAGTAGATATTGCTCGTCCTTTATGCATAGATACGCCACAACCATTGGCTGCCTGTAAAATGCTTGCGGATCTTTCTGCTTCACGAGGGTCTTCTGATGATATAAGCGTGATGCTAATTCAATTGGGGCGCTATATTTAA
- the LOC115989816 gene encoding mitogen-activated protein kinase kinase kinase 18-like, translated as MVSWVRGKCVGKGSFGTVSLGVNISDGRVFAVKSVDQNSGMVSQLEALENEIRILRSLSSPYVVGFLGDDVTCESPTTSYRNLHMEYLPGGTVADLAKRIADVDERIVRSHTWCLVSALRYLHSQGIVHCDVKGRNVLVGPNSSLAKLTDFGSSVELSGDTCKAPILPRGSPLWMAPEVIRRESQGPESDVWSLGCTVIEMITGKPAWEDRGVHTLSRIVFSDELPEFPTRLSELGRDFLEKCLRREPSKRWSCDQLLQHPFLLAVSPNTVTVSDTSPRCVLDWVNSEFEEDYEDDDDDDDDDDEEFSAKERIGKLATSRGLNWESDGWVVVRDLEIACDTEEAAGGNSCCGDGGRVGTSTEYESLMRTKEEIAGTTTAYSDSQRTTTATTTERTRLEYSNSGRGCGGTNLLSLVGQYSNSNNNYCEWDCGLSWCWAFGGCVCNAKLSCRYGSQKVDFAVESQWTSYYSLCLSIVILLLLLLFFSLDLTVTFVNKLLFLLFASYSGPQFYLCIHDTCDHA; from the coding sequence ATGGTTTCTTGGGTTAGAGGGAAGTGTGTAGGCAAAGGAAGTTTTGGTACAGTGAGTCTCGGGGTTAACATATCGGACGGTCGTGTATTTGCAGTGAAGTCCGTGGATCAAAATTCCGGTATGGTTAGTCAATTGGAGGCTTTGGAGAACGAAATTCGGATCCTCCGATCGTTGTCTTCGCCTTACGTGGTCGGGTTCCTTGGGGACGATGTCACCTGCGAGTCTCCAACGACGTCGTACCGGAACTTGCACATGGAGTATTTGCCAGGTGGCACCGTGGCTGACTTGGCAAAACGAATTGCCGACGTGGACGAGAGAATTGTACGGTCGCACACTTGGTGTTTAGTCTCGGCTTTGAGGTACTTACATTCACAAGGCATTGTTCATTGCGATGTCAAGGGGAGGAACGTTTTGGTGGGTCCCAATTCCAGTTTAGCAAAGCTCACCGACTTTGGATCGTCGGTTGAGCTCTCAGGAGACACGTGTAAGGCACCGATTCTGCCACGAGGGAGTCCTTTGTGGATGGCACCGGAGGTAATTAGGCGGGAATCTCAGGGGCCAGAATCAGACGTATGGTCTTTGGGGTGTACTGTGATCGAAATGATAACCGGGAAGCCAGCGTGGGAGGATCGCGGGGTTCACACGCTGAGTCGAATCGTATTCTCGGACGAGTTGCCTGAGTTCCCAACTCGGTTGTCGGAACTTGGCCGGGATTTCCTCGAGAAGTGTCTTAGGAGAGAGCCGAGCAAGCGATGGAGCTGTGATCAGCTGCTACAGCATCCATTTCTTTTGGCTGTGTCGCCAAATACAGTTACGGTTTCCGACACGTCACCTCGTTGCGTACTCGACTGGGTTAACTCAGAGTTCGAGGAAGActatgaagatgatgatgatgatgatgacgatgacgACGAAGAGTTTTCTGCTAAAGAGAGAATTGGTAAATTAGCAACAAGCAGAGGGTTAAATTGGGAATCGGATGGTTGGGTGGTAGTGAGAGATTTGGAAATTGCATGTGACACAGAGGAAGCAGCAGGTGGGAATTCTTGTTGTGGGGACGGAGGAAGGGTAGGGACAAGTACGGAATATGAAAGTTTAATGAGGACAAAAGAGGAAATAGCTGGAACAACCACCGCATATTCGGATTCTCAAAGGACAACTACTGCAACAACAACAGAGAGGACACGTTTGGAATATTCAAATTCAGGTCGTGGTTGTGGCGGTACAAATTTACTGAGTCTGGTTGGGCAGTatagtaatagtaataataattactgCGAATGGGATTGTGGGCTCTCATGGTGTTGGGCTTTCGGTGGATGCGTTTGTAATGCTAAGTTGAGCTGTCGGTATGGATCACAAAAAGTAGATTTTGCGGTGGAGAGTCAATGGACAAGCTATTACAGCTTGTGCTTGTCTAttgtaatattattattattacttttattcTTCTCATTAGATTTGACAGTAACATTCGTGAATAAATTATTATTCCTATTGTTTGCCTCTTATTCTGGGCCTCAATTTTATTTATGCATACATGATACCTGTGACCACGCCTGA